From Suncus etruscus isolate mSunEtr1 chromosome 6, mSunEtr1.pri.cur, whole genome shotgun sequence, one genomic window encodes:
- the SPSB1 gene encoding SPRY domain-containing SOCS box protein 1 has protein sequence MGQKVTGGIKTVDMRDPTYQPLKQDLQGLDYCKPSRLDLLLDMPPVSYDVQLRHSWNNNDRSLNVFVKDNDKLIFHRHPVAQSTDAIRGKVGYTRGLHVWQITWSMRQRGTHAVVGVATADAPLHSVGYTTLVGNNHESWGWDLGRNRLYHDGKNQPSKTYPAFLEPEETFIVPDSFLVALDMDDGTLSFIVDGQYMGVAFRGLKGKKLYPVVSAVWGHCEIRMRYLNGLDPEPLPLMDLCRRSVRLALGKERASAIQALPLPAPLKAYLLYQ, from the exons ATGGGTCAGAAGGTCACCGGAGGGATCAAGACCGTGGACATGAGGGACCCCACATACCAGCCCTTGAAGCAGGACCTGCAGGGGCTGGACTACTGCAAGCCATCTCGGCTGGACCTGCTACTAGACATGCCACCTGTGTCCTACGACGTGCAACTGCGCCACTCCTGGAACAACAATGACCGCTCCCTCAATGTCTTCGTAAAAGACAATGACAAACTCATCTTCCACCGGCACCCCGTGGCCCAGAGCACAGACGCCATCCGGGGCAAGGTGGGCTACACGCGTGGGCTCCATGTGTGGCAGATAACGTGGTCCATGAGACAACGGGGCACACACGCCGTGGTGGGGGTGGCCACAGCTGACGCGCCCCTGCATTCTGTTGGCTACACGACCCTCGTGGGCAACAACCACGAGTCCTGGGGCTGGGACTTGGGGCGCAACCGGCTCTACCACGATGGCAAAAACCAGCCAAGCAAAACGTACCCTGCCTTCCTGGAGCCGGAGGAGACATTCATCGTGCCTGACTCCTTCCTGGTGGCCCTGGACATGGACGATGGGACCCTGAGCTTCATCGTGGATGGACAGTATATGGGAGTGGCCTTCCGGGGACTCAAAGGCAAAAAACTGTACCCCGTCGTGAGCGCGGTCTGGGGCCACTGTGAGATCCGGATGCGCTACCTGAATGGGCTTGACC CCGAGCCGCTGCCACTCATGGATCTGTGCCGCCGCTCCGTGCGCCTGGCCCTGGGGAAGGAGCGGGCTTCGGCCATCCAGGCACTGCCGCTGCCTGCCCCGCTCAAGGCCTACCTCCTGTACCAGTGA